The Ziziphus jujuba cultivar Dongzao chromosome 12, ASM3175591v1 sequence GAAGAGAAACAAACACATAAAAGATGTACATAGATTAGGCCGCCTATAAAATCTATATAGAAAATCTAATGGAAACAAAACTATATTTGACCAAGTCTCTTTCACGAAAATCAAAAAACGAGTTCGTTCAAGTGTATGGTATTGCTTCCGTTCAAAAATGAAGAACAAATCTATAAGATGGTGATTTAATTGAAAgtagattataattttaaattttaaccacTTCAAAggtaaaattcaaattgaaataatttttttattgaaaaaaggaATATTGGTTAATGTTATAATTCTTGAATAAAGATTAGATTGATACCCAATTAGATTGTAAACATCATGTGATcaaagacaaataaaataaaataaaatgaaaaagaaagagaggctTAATAAGAATTTTCTTACACGgattaaaaagcatataataCAGATCAAAATTTTCTTACATGCAAGTCTTCGCGTACATGTCCACCCCACGTTAGCAAGCACGTGCAAGTCGTTTGTCCTTATTTAACAACAGATCAATTAATCAATTATGTAGAAGGGACGAGTGATTTTCAATATACGTATCGTCGTATATTAATATCGACATTGTATTactattttgtaaaaaaaaaaattatattgctatttttatttttatatcatttttaatttatttaaccgGATTTTTATATATCTGAGAAACTATTATGACCAGctaatcaaattgaaaattcaaatattgtataataatgtataatatgatgaaattttattagtttgtaaACTATTTTATCTTAGAAGCTTGTAAACTAGTTCTGAGGTTATTATAAACGAAGAATATGCAAAACCAAGTGCACTACATCCTAAACAATTATTATGTTTCAGTTGAGTCTAATTATAcgattttctttaataaatttaataaaattaaagactGCTAGCTGTGTATTCAATAAATGACACTGTCTATCCCTGTTTTCAAAACCGAAATATTACTATTGCCCCATTCTTGTCATAGATAATTACTAAATTGCCATTTCTCCACTCTCTTCTAGATTCCTACTTTTTCGTGCGGGAAACATACTTTAGGACTTCCAAATTTTCATCTAAAACAACTGGGCCTTCGCTTTCCTtgtggagaagaaaaaaaaaaaaaaaaaaaactcgggCAATGATAGGTTTACAACTTTAGTGAAATAGATTTGTGTTTTTGAAAAgccgtatatatatacatatacatatatatatatatatatacatacttttGGTCATAAGAGTTTTTATTTAACAACAAATCGATTAATCAATTATGTAAAAAGGATGAGTGATCTTCATTGTACGTATCGTCGTATATCAATATTGACATTGTATTactattttgtaaaaaaaaaaaaattatattgctatttttacttttatatcatttttaatttattttcttttttacattttctAAACATAAAATGGACAAACAAGTCTAAGTTTACTACCAGTAGATGACAAAAAATGCATAATTTCTTCATCTTAAGATTTGAAAAAGAAACCCAAAATGGAAAATCTATATTAGTTTAGAAAAAGTAGGTGATCGCCTTCCCTTAAGGTAAACCAgtttaattaatcattttattacactttttaatagtattatttttattcttatgatttttcttaattttttattttttttatttaaattcttttttacaACTTATACTTATTTTTAACATTACACTAGATCAAAGCAATCCAAAATTTATTaccgaagaaaaaaaagaatacgaAAACCCATAAAATGGATAATTTATTTCcaccataaattaaaaaacgaaaagaaccaaaaaaaaaaaaaaaaaagaaagaaaaaagaaaaaaatgaaaaatctatcTTGAATAACTATGGACTTTCAATTCTTGAATAAAGGCATCTATGTCCGAGTAAGAAGAGCCACCTTCTTGGATAGCTCTTCTTGCCATTTTCCCAAATTCCTTGGCTCTCTTCCTCATTTCCTCTGCTTCTTCACCCACCATTAATCGCCTCAAAGCCTTTTCTATGTCTTCCTTCTTCACATTATCACCCACCACATTAACACATTTCTTCACACCAACACCaactccaattccaagtatttgaGTCACCAATATCTCATTGTAAAATTGCTCTCCAGCAACTGGCCAAGTCACCATTGGAACCCCAGCACAAACAGCTTCTAGGATTGAATTCCAACCACAATGTGTCACAAATCCTCCTACTGCTTCATGTTCAAGTATCACCATTTGTGGTGCCCAACCTCTCACAATTAGTCCTTTTCCTTCCATTCTCTTCTCAAATCCTTTTGGCaaccatttttcttcttcttcaccatgtactttttctttcttcttcttcttaacaACCCAAATGAAATCATGCCCACAAGCTTCAAGACTCGATGCGATCTCCACCAGCAGAGAATCAGTGAAATCAGTCAAACTTCCAAAGCATATATAAACAACCGAATTGGGTTTCTTAGAACTTAGCCATTTCAAGCACTTGTGTGCATCAATGGAGGTTTCCATTACTCCCCTGTTTGCTTTCTCTTCATCAAGCTTATTGTATAGGAGAAGGGGACCAATGCTCCATGCCTTCATCCCAAGACCTTTCCTGTAATAGTCCGCGTAGTCTTTTTCGAGCTCGTAAAAGCTGTTGACCAGAACCCCATAACTATTCATCTCAGCTTCCATACCAACTCTGTAAAATTTCGTAAATGGCTTTTCGTTGTCTTCATGGTCGTCGTTCTTCTGAAAATCCGGCATCTGATCTCTAGTGATCTGTATATCTCCTGGTAAATTGGTGATGACGAATGGCTCGGAATCGGAAGAGACATTCTTGTGAGGAGCATAGAGATAGATGGATAGGAAAGCAGAGATGGAGAAGAAGCAACTTCCATGGAAAACGATCCTCGGAATCCCGTATTTGGCGGCGACGTCGGTGGCCCACGGGAAAAACACGTCTGCGACAAGGCAGTGAGGACGGTGTTGTTGCAGAAGGTGATCAAGTTGAGGACCAAGCTTGGAGATGGTTTCAATTGGTAAAAATCCATTTTCCAAACAAGGAAATTCGAAAGTAACAATATCGATATGAGAAGTTTCAGAAATTAGTGTTTTGGAGAAGAAAGGTGCAATGGAAGTGGTGGTGATGAGGGTTGATTTCAAACCTCGAGAAGCAAATAGCTTGGCCATTTCTAACATGGGTATCAAATGGCCCTGAGCCATGTAAGGGAAGAAGATTATGTGAAGCTGCTCATGATGATTATGGGTTTTGCTTTCCATTTATGAGATCCGAGACTTTTAGCAATGGAATAGTTACTGGGTAAGGAAGGAGAAGTTGATtgaaatatatttcataaatagcTCACTTTGAGAAAAAGTTTCCTTTTATATCAGAATCAGATAAATTGACCTAAATGTGTGTTTTCTTTaagaaattttgattttctattttttatttttttaccaatataattaagtaattttataagCGTATTTCATGGAAAGCTATAAATATTGATCAGGAAAGTCAATTTATACTTCACCTAGTGATAtgtgtttttttaaattaacgTTAAAGGaataatatacaatatatatatatatgtatatatatttgctattttttattaaattcttgcaattatttattcaattccgaTGCCACGTACTATTAATATCGTCTAGTCTTTTCCAAACTGTCTCAGGCACTATTAATATCTTCTAGTCTTTTCCAGACCGTGTCAGGCAGAACCGTTGTTGCCTTGTTGGCACTTCCCTGTATTGCTATCAATGTCTTCATGCCGTACGATCTCTTAACATTACACGTGGTGAATCCCCAATCCTCGTTGATTTTTGATATGGTTGTCATCAAGACATAATTTCTTGAACTTTAGAAAGTACAAAAGCTAAAGAAAAATGTAGATATCCAAGATGaacttttttcaaaaagaatatgTAATAAAGTTGATCTACCCTCTTCTTACAACttcaagaagatgaagaagattgaCTAATGATCACAAACATACATGTTTTCACACGATGATATAAACGGCTGTCCTTTTCTGGACCTTTCCCGACTTCACCAACTTATCTGCTTTTTTTAGACATAAAGCAAATGTGTAGAATATTAGATCTACCGACTGTAGTACAAGTAGTCTGTTACTTCGAAATATAGAGGCCTAAAGGCCAAGTACATGGTACTtgtttcaaattatttattcaaGTCTTTATACATGTTattcaacagaaaaaaaaaggagaaaaaaaaaaaaaaaaaaaaacacattcttTGCACTTGCGGAAGCCAACGTGCAAGTCCAATGTCTTTAATTGTGAAAAGGTCGGTGCTCCTAAGCTTCGTGGCGTAGTTCCACGCTAGCATTttcattttaacaattttatcagcatatatttatatatatatatatatataaacgggCACACCACCACACACACTAGACATGAGCTATGTGCATTGCACGTGAACCACCGTTTAATAGcgttatgtattattttattaattttttgttatacataaaattaaacaattcaGTATTTATAACAAAAATCTATCGATatggaattgatttataatttatattttaaatactataaattatgcattatctttttttaaaagcctatttaattaattaattatttgcaagtaTTGCATGGAAcctattgatttaattaattattcactCGGTATACTGTTGtcatgtttaattaattatttgatactCACAAGCACATGTGGAAATGGTGTGGAAGTATTGTATATTTTTCTGTCATGCACGGCTTGCTTCTTTGTAGGtttcttttctaatttatttaattatttcaggTTTTGTTGCCTAGAAATCGTTGACGAAATATAAATACAAACTGAACgtatacattttaaaattttaagtgctaagagtttgaatttatttaataaatttttttattaatgtttaaataaataaaaaaatctataaattaaTCAGGTTAGTGATCTCCATGTGACACCAGATTGATATGAGATTTATAATGGTGGATCACAACAAATGATCACTGTAAAGTGCCAAAAACCTATGCaagtattaaaattaattaattgaatattcATGATtgtgtttaaaataaaatgtgaatcaTATCAACTTCAATGCACAATGAGAAGTAAGAAAAGCTAGCCGTCCCTGCTATCAAATTAATTCAAGAGATATGGCAGGGAAGACGATGAAGATTGACATCATTGGAAAAGTaaccataaaattaaaccaTCATCTCCAACTCCAGATCACCTTAAAAGCTTCAAACTCTGTCTTTTAGATCAGCTGGATGCTCCAGCTTATTTCCCACTCAATTCTTTTCTACCCCAAAAACCATGTTACAACTGAAGAAAGAAGACACAAACTAAAGAAATCTCTATCAGAAGCCTTAACTCGATTCTACCCATTTTCCGGAAGGATCGAGAATAACACCACCATTGAATGTGATGACAATGGAGTTCCTTGTATCGAAGCTCAAATCCATAGCCCACTCTCAAGCTTTCTACAACATCCAGATATGGTGGTCCTAAAACGCTTCCTTCCCATTGAAATTGAGTCGCTCAAAGCTGTCACAATGCCTCTACTACTTGTCCAACTCAATTTCTTCGACTGTGGCGGATTAGCAATAGGTTTGCGCATGTCGCATAGGTTTGCAGATGCATAAACTCTTTGCACATTCATCAAACACTGGGCTGCAATCTCTAGTGGACATGGTCTAACACAACTTCCACTTCTACATTATGATCAACCTTCGTCTTTCTTCCCTGTAAGATCTCTTGGCCTTCGCCTTCCTCCAATTGACTTCAAAAGGCCGGTGATGGATACAAAGAGGTATGTTTTTAATGCCTCAAAGATCGTCGCTCTTAAGGCGGAAGCTGTCAGTCCATCGGTGCAGCGACATTCGCGTACTGAAGCTGTTACAGCTCTCCTTTGGAAATGTGCAATGGCTGCAAAGAGATCAAATTCAGGCGTTTCGAAGAACACTTTGGTCCAATTTGTGAACGTACGCAAAAGGGTGGATCCATCATTGCCAGAAAACTCCATCGGGAATCTAATTCTCGCTTCTGGTACTACACTTGTGGAAGAGGAGACTGAAAgagagatgaaagatttggtgGCTCAACTGAGGAAAGGAATTGCAGAATTCGATGAAAAGTTAGCAAAAGAACTTGGAGGGGA is a genomic window containing:
- the LOC107428409 gene encoding vinorine synthase, with the translated sequence MVVLKRFLPIEIESLKAVTMPLLLVQLNFFDCGGLAIGLRMSHSGHGLTQLPLLHYDQPSSFFPVRSLGLRLPPIDFKRPVMDTKRYVFNASKIVALKAEAVSPSVQRHSRTEAVTALLWKCAMAAKRSNSGVSKNTLVQFVNVRKRVDPSLPENSIGNLILASGTTLVEEETEREMKDLVAQLRKGIAEFDEKLAKELGGDDSLELI
- the LOC107428412 gene encoding UDP-glucose flavonoid 3-O-glucosyltransferase 7 — its product is MESKTHNHHEQLHIIFFPYMAQGHLIPMLEMAKLFASRGLKSTLITTTSIAPFFSKTLISETSHIDIVTFEFPCLENGFLPIETISKLGPQLDHLLQQHRPHCLVADVFFPWATDVAAKYGIPRIVFHGSCFFSISAFLSIYLYAPHKNVSSDSEPFVITNLPGDIQITRDQMPDFQKNDDHEDNEKPFTKFYRVGMEAEMNSYGVLVNSFYELEKDYADYYRKGLGMKAWSIGPLLLYNKLDEEKANRGVMETSIDAHKCLKWLSSKKPNSVVYICFGSLTDFTDSLLVEIASSLEACGHDFIWVVKKKKKEKVHGEEEEKWLPKGFEKRMEGKGLIVRGWAPQMVILEHEAVGGFVTHCGWNSILEAVCAGVPMVTWPVAGEQFYNEILVTQILGIGVGVGVKKCVNVVGDNVKKEDIEKALRRLMVGEEAEEMRKRAKEFGKMARRAIQEGGSSYSDIDAFIQELKVHSYSR